The following are encoded in a window of Plectropomus leopardus isolate mb chromosome 23, YSFRI_Pleo_2.0, whole genome shotgun sequence genomic DNA:
- the tmem185 gene encoding transmembrane protein 185-like yields MNLRGLFQDFNPSKFLIYSCLLLFSVLLSLRLDGVIQWNYWAVFTPIWLWKLLVIIGASVGTGVWAHNPQYRAEGETCVEFKAMLIAVGLHVLLLMFEVLVCDRVERGHYFWLLVFMPLFFVSPVSVAACVWGFRHDRSLELEVLCSVNILQFIFIALRLDKIITWPWLVVCVPLWILMSFLCLVVLYYIIWSVLFLRSIDIIAEQRRTHITMAISWMTIVVPLLTFEILLVHKLDGHNSLSYVCVFVPLWLSLLTLMATTFGQKGGNHWWFGIRKDFCHFLLELLPFLREYGNVSYDLQRSEDPEAIEDLPVPEPPPKIAPMFHKKTGVVITQSPGKYFVPPPKLCIDMPD; encoded by the exons ATGAATTTAAGAGGACTCTTTCAGGACTTTAATCCGAG TAAGTTCCTGATCTACTCCTGCCTGCTGCTGTTCTCCGTGTTGTTGTCCTTGAGGCTGGATGGAGTCATCCAGTGGAACTACTGGGCGGTGTTCACCCCAATATGGCTGTGGAAGCTGCTGGTCATCATCGGGGCCTCTGTGGGCACCGGAGTCTGGGCGCACAACCCCCAGTACAG GGCCGAGGGCGAGACGTGTGTGGAGTTCAAAGCCATGCTGATCGCGGTGGGGCTCCACGTCCTGCTGCTGATGTTCGAGGTGTTAGTGTGCGACCGCGTGGAGAGAGGACACTACTTCTGGCTCCTCGTCTTCATGCCGCTCTTCTTCGTGTCGCCCGTCTCTGTAGCAGCCTGCGTCTGGGGCTTCAGACACGACCGCTCCCTGGAG cTGGAGGTTTTGTGTTCAGTCAATATTCTCCAGTTCATCTTCATCGCTCTGAGGCTGGACAAAATCATCACCTGGCCGTGGctg GTGGTGTGTGTCCCGCTGTGGATCCTGATGTCCTTCCTGTGCCTTGTTGTCCTCTACTACATCATCTGGTCTGTCCTCTTCCTCCGCTCCATCGACATCATCGCCGAGCAACGGCGGACTCACATCACCATGGCGATCAGCTGGATGACCATCGTCGTGCCCCTGCTCACCTTTGAG ATCCTTCTGGTGCACAAGCTGGACGGACACAACAGTCTGAGctacgtgtgtgtgttcgtcCCTCTGTGGCTCTCGCTGCTCACACTCATGGCCACCACGTTTGGCCAGAAGGGCGGAAACCACT GGTGGTTCGGCATCCGGAAAGACTTCTGCCACTTCCTCTTGGAGCTCCTCCCCTTCTTGCGAGAGTACGGGAACGTGTCCTACGACCTCCAACGCAGCGAGGACCCCGAGGCGATCGAGGATCTGCCCGTCCCCGAGCCGCCGCCAAAGATCGCCCCCATGTTCCACAAGAAGACGGGCGTGGTGATCACACAGAGCCCGGGGAAATACTTCGTCCCGCCGCCAAAACTCTGCATCGACATGCCCGACTAA
- the ovol1a gene encoding putative transcription factor Ovo-like 1a: MPRAFLVKKANVSPGKRNWSELPDHERGDVYIPVSIFPPSVLMMEAEASLAETTPLCLTKQSLSDTQTHAELPSSTMLGRPQSPAPSSPEERSEVRRRSQGGSTYVRSKMKVTTGELPPDPSAPPLSLPAIPAPPSLTPNTAVMAVAMTTKPDPVEAVSMTTRSTGQNLSSLFVCQVCQKTFQYQRMLNRHLKCHNETKRHLCSFCGKGFNDTFDLKRHVRTHTGVRPYKCTLCDKAFTQRCSLESHMKKIHSVTQKYAYKERRNKLYVCEECGLTSGTQDELLMHLHSLHPNSALLKGKAARRAAGAAGGGREAESVPNSPQGADSDDTTGSAGQ, from the exons ATGCCGAGggcctttttggtgaaaaaggCGAATGTTTCGCCCGGAAAGCGGAACTGGAGCGAGCTCCCTGATCATGAGCGAGGGGACGTCTACATCCCAG tctccaTCTTCCCTCCGTCCGTCCTGATGATGGAAGCCGAAGCCAGCCTCGCAGAGACGACGCCGCTCTGCCTCACCAAACAGTCTCTCTCCGACACGCAAACACACGCCGAGCTGCCGTCCAGCACCATGCTGGGCCGTCCGCAGAGCCCGGCGCCCTCGTCGCCGgaggagaggtcagaggtcagaagGAGGTCGCAAGGCGGCTCCACATACGTCCGCTCCAAAATGAAG GTAACGACAGGCGAGTTACCGCCCGacccctctgctcctcctctctctctgcctgccatCCCCGCCCCGCCATCGCTAACCCCGAACACCGCTGTGATGGCagttgccatgacaacaaaaCCTGACCCTGTGGAAGCGGTCTCCATGACAACCAGATCAACAGGCCAAAATCTGAGTTCGTTGTTTGTGTGCCAG GTTTGCCAGAAGACCTTCCAGTACCAGCGAATGTTAAACAGACACCTCAAGTGTCACAACGAGACCAAGAGACACCTGTGCAGCTTCTGCGGCAAAGGCTTCAACGACACCTTTGACCTCAAGAgacacgtgcgcacacacacag GAGTCCGTCCCTACAAGTGCACCCTGTGCGACAAGGCCTTCACCCAGCGCTGCTCGCTGGAGTCCCACATGAAGAAGATCCACAGCGTCACCCAGAAGTACGCCTACAAGGAGCGACGCAACAAGCTGTACGTCTGCGAGGAGTGCGGCCTCACGTCGGGAACTCAGGACGAGCTGCTGATGCACCTGCACTCGCTTCACCCCAACAGCGCCCTGCTGAAGGGGAAGGCTGCGCGGAGAGCGGCGGGAGCGGCAGGAGGAGGCAGGGAGGCCGAGTCGGTGCCGAACTCCCCGCAAGGAGCTGACAGCGACGACACGACTGGATCGGCAGGGCAGTAA
- the LOC121962225 gene encoding myelin-oligodendrocyte glycoprotein-like: MDLEELSHSVFLSPVIFHFTLVVVLLLFTPVTGELEVIGPPQPIVAAPGDDVILPCHVEPPFNVAGLTVEWSRPDRQPDPNDRLSRVEYVHLYRDRQEVPDMKISSYVHRTALFAGGLSHGNISLHIANVTLADGGRFKCFIPKLQSQTRYSIVHLVVEPTSFRTTETPLQPVSPDLEDEDFTGGLNRLIPVVFFCILLVIAIVGITGYLIWRCRKKEHRKVPVV; encoded by the exons ATGGATTTGGAGGAGCTCAGTCACAGCGTTTTTCTCTCACCTGTGATCTTTCACTTTACCCTCGTCGTcgttttgctgcttttcacaCCTGTAACCG GTGAGCTGGAGGTGATTGGTCCACCTCAACCAATCGTGGCCGCTCcaggtgatgatgtcatcctgCCGTGTCACGTGGAGCCTCCTTTTAACGTGGCGGGATTGACAGTGGAGTGGTCGCGTCCCGACCGCCAGCCGGACCCCAATGACCGCCTGAGCCGGGTCGAGTACGTGCATCTCTACCGGGACAGGCAGGAGGTCCCGGACATGAAGATCTCCTCGTACGTCCACAGGACGGCGCTGTTCGCAGGCGGCCTGAGTCACGGAAACATATCGCTCCACATCGCTAACGTGACGCTCGCAGACGGCGGGAGATTCAAATGTTTCATCCCGAAGTTACAGAGCCAAACGCGGTACTCCATCGTTCATCTTGTCGTTG AGCCAACGTCATTTAGGACAACAGAGACACCACTGCAGCCTGTAAGTCCAGATCTGGAGGACGAGGACTTCACAG GTGGGCTGAACAGACTGATCCCCGTCGTGTTTTTCTGCATCTTGCTGGTGATCGCTATTGTGGGAATCACAGGATATTTGATTTGGAGGTGTCGAAAAAAGGAA CATAGGAAAGTACCCGTGGTGTAG
- the mus81 gene encoding LOW QUALITY PROTEIN: crossover junction endonuclease MUS81 (The sequence of the model RefSeq protein was modified relative to this genomic sequence to represent the inferred CDS: deleted 1 base in 1 codon), with protein sequence MPSPEPVRLGRKRVLPSCPNPLFLRWLTELRDEAKEKGLKIQYTYQKAISSLNKYPLPLQNAKEAKILQNFGDGICKILDDKLQQYLREHGPDAPIHSLPEGAPPPGRRDNNSLAPSKKKNAAGDHGKDKGGGGGARKKKREYVPQKRSGGYAVLLTLYRQSQIPGSKGFMFKMELQAEAQRLCDKSFTVPDLGSKYTAWSSVSTLIQKNFVIKTHNPARYSLTEEGLALAERLDSVEQTKAGSEGDREEEQEEEEEEEEEEGGPGLVDLTADDDDDDEEKKEDRIHPAENPTCAEQPRSEAEGFSGKSQNSRAASGKPNAERLQPGTYEIILCVDFIETTGGSHHRKQELVKELQRNGVNFDVRKLNVGDFLWIAREKLAPVPGQLRAPAGRELVLDYIIERKRMDDLCGSIIDGRFREQKFRLKRCGLRKPCYLVEECGSAASHLSLPESTLQQAIVNTQVVDGFFVKRVQDVRESAAYLTVMTRYLTKLYQNCALICRSRELEGDGGSDEEERGTPSCSLISFAEFNHGAVKNKCQTVREVFARQLMQISGLSGDKAAAILEQYSTPHSLLTAYDRCASEAEKEKLLSSIRYGKLKRNLGPALSRTVYQLYCTQGALS encoded by the exons ATGCCCTCTCCGGAGCCGGTCCGG CTGGGTCGGAAACGCGTGCTGCCGTCCTGCCCGAACCCGCTGTTCCTCCGGTGGCTCACGGAGCTCCGGGACGAGGCGAAGGAGAAGGGCCTGAAGATCCAGTACACCTACCAGAAG gccatCAGCTCTCTGAATAAATATCCGTTACCTCTGCAGAACGCCAAAGAGGCAAAGATCCTCCAGAACTTCGGAGACGGCATCTGCAAAATACTGGACGACAAACTGCAGCAATACCTCAGAGAGCACG GTCCAGACGCTCCCATTCACTCTCTCCCTGAAGGAGCGCCTCCTCCTGGCAGGCGGGACAACAACAGCCTGGCTCCCTCCAAAAAG AAGAATGCAGCAGGGGATCATGGGAAAGAcaaaggaggtggaggaggagcgaggaagaaaaagagggagtACGTTCCCCAGAAGAGGTCTGGTGGTTATGCCGTCCTGCTCACCCTTTACAGACAGTCACAG ATCCCCGGCAGTAAAGGTTTtatgtttaagatggagctacAGGCAGAAGCTCAGCGTCTCTGTGACAAGTCGTTCACCGTC CCAGATTTGGGCAGTAAGTACACGGCCTGGTCGTCAGTCAGCACTCTGATCCAGAAGAACTTCGTGATAAAGACTCACAACCCTGCGAG GTATTCTCTGACAGAAGAAGGTCTGGCTCTGGCGGAGCGACTGGATTCAGTAGAACAAACCAAAGCCGGCTCAGAGGgcgacagagaggaggagcaggaggaggaggaggaggaggaggaggaggagggcggtCCTGGACTCGTGGATCTtactgctgatgatgatgatgatgatgaagagaagaaagaagacAGAATACA TCCTGCAGAGAATCCGACCTGTGCAGAGCAGCCAAGGAGCGAGGCTGAAGGTTTTTCTGGAAAATCCCAAAATTCACGGGCGGCGAGCGGAAAGCCGAATGCAGAACGTCTCCAACCTGGAACCTATGAAATTATACTCTGTGTTGACTTCATAGAGACGACAGG CGGCAGCCACCACCGCAAGCAGGAGCTGGTCAAAGAGCTTCAGAGAAACGGAGTGAACTTCGATGTTCGGAAGCTAAACGTCGGAGACTTCCTGTGGATCGCTCGGGAAAAGCTCGCACCTGTTCCAG GTCAGCTGCGAGCTCCTGCAGGCCGGGAGCTCGTGCTCGATTACATCATCGAGAGGAAGAGGATGGACGACCTGTGCGGCAGCATCATCGACGGACGCTTCAGGGAGCAGAAG TTTCGGCTGAAGAGGTGCGGTCTTCGTAAGCCCTGTTATCTGGTGGAGGAGTGCGGCTCAGCTGCTTCACACCTGAGTTTACCTGAGAGCACACTGCAGCAGGCCATAGTCAACACACAG GTCGTCGACGGCTTCTTCGTGAAGAGAGTTCAGGATGTGAGGGAGTCCGCTGCCTACCTCACCGTCATGACGCGATACCTGACCAAACTGTACCAG AACTGCGCGCTGATCTGTCGCTCCAGAGAGCTGGAGGGTGATGGAGGGAGTGATGAGGAGGAGCGAGGGACCCCGTCCTGCTCTCTCATTTCCTTCGCCGAGTTTAACCACGGAGCAGTCAAaaacaag TGTCAGACGGTGAGAGAAGTTTTTGCCAGACAGTTGATGCAGATCAGCGGTTTGTCCGGAGACAAGGCGGCTGCAATACTGGAGCAATACAGCACTCCACACAG TCTGCTGACAGCCTATGATCGTTGTGCAAGTGAAGCAGAGAAGGAGaaactcctctcctccatccgATACGGGAAGCTCAAAAG gaaCCTGGGTCCAGCTCTAAGCAGAACAGTTTATCAGCTTTACTGTACTCAAGGAGCACTGTCATAG